From Aristaeella lactis, the proteins below share one genomic window:
- a CDS encoding RNA polymerase sigma factor translates to MTKTMTTPDWEKIYETYSGKVMGYIAARVQRRADAEDLCADVFEKAYKKIDAYDEKKASMSTWIFTITRNTVIDYFRRNKVMDEPDENIAAEGEIDDELLSQETLSELAAALNKLPEELQDIIVLAYYDGKPLTEIAMMMRLSYGAVKIRHQKALALLKKEMTIL, encoded by the coding sequence TTGACAAAGACGATGACAACTCCTGACTGGGAGAAGATATATGAAACATACAGCGGCAAGGTAATGGGGTACATCGCAGCCCGGGTGCAGCGCCGGGCAGACGCGGAAGACCTGTGTGCTGATGTGTTTGAGAAGGCCTATAAGAAGATTGATGCCTATGATGAGAAGAAGGCGTCAATGAGTACCTGGATCTTCACCATTACGCGGAATACAGTGATCGACTATTTCCGCCGGAACAAGGTGATGGATGAGCCGGACGAGAACATCGCGGCGGAAGGCGAGATTGACGATGAGCTGCTGAGCCAGGAAACGCTGAGCGAGCTGGCTGCGGCACTGAACAAGCTGCCGGAAGAGCTGCAGGACATCATCGTGCTGGCGTACTATGACGGGAAACCGCTCACGGAGATCGCGATGATGATGAGGCTGAGCTACGGGGCGGTGAAGATACGGCATCAGAAGGCCTTGGCCCTTTTGAAGAAGGAAATGACTATCCTATAA
- a CDS encoding ABC transporter ATP-binding protein, with product MQSETLSSLKERWQKGTFGEIFTDWKWIFSYSKRFKGPIAAYTVLGLLSSTLALVASIAGKFLVDVVVGHKVDQLWLAALVMAGSALLSLFITNLTGRIRQKLDVDMTNVIRADVFNSVMDAGWQSLNQFSNGDILNRFHGDIGTVANNAISWLPSVIISVYTFITTFAVIWHYSPVMSLIALSSAPVILLMSRYLVQKQKEHREEMMETTSKMYSFETEALYNLDTVKSFGIMDSFSSQLKELQNQYRRITLAWNMFQIRTNVFMAILSLIVEYIAYGYALFLLWGGSITYGTMTLFLQQRSSLSGAFHSVVGIIPGFITSSVSAHRIQELMALPREKHEEGGIPDEYYKGGLTLKMDKVDFAYDNGEQVIEESDFEAKPGQITALVGPSGEGKTTVLRLLLGILEPKDGSCAFIPENGEPLGMSAESRSLISYVPQGNTLLSGTIAENMRLAKKDATDEEIIAALKLACAWEFVEKLEKGINNDIYERGRGLSEGQAQRISIARALLRDAPVMLMDEATSALDVETERSVLRNILQKSPGRTFIITTHRPTVLSMCDRVYRVVEKKITKLGDEEVENIVRNF from the coding sequence ATGCAGTCAGAAACGCTGAGTTCTCTGAAGGAACGCTGGCAAAAGGGTACCTTCGGTGAGATCTTTACGGACTGGAAATGGATATTTTCCTATTCCAAACGTTTCAAAGGGCCTATTGCGGCATATACCGTACTGGGTCTTTTAAGCAGCACCCTGGCATTGGTGGCATCCATTGCAGGGAAGTTTCTGGTGGATGTGGTAGTCGGACATAAGGTGGATCAGCTGTGGCTGGCTGCCCTGGTCATGGCAGGAAGTGCACTGTTATCACTTTTTATCACCAACCTTACGGGACGGATCCGGCAGAAGCTGGATGTGGATATGACCAATGTGATCAGGGCAGATGTATTCAACAGTGTAATGGATGCCGGATGGCAGTCGCTGAACCAGTTTTCCAACGGAGATATTCTGAACCGCTTCCATGGGGACATTGGCACGGTGGCGAACAACGCCATCAGCTGGCTGCCCAGTGTGATCATCTCTGTATATACCTTTATAACCACTTTTGCGGTGATCTGGCATTACAGTCCTGTGATGAGTCTGATCGCTCTTTCCAGCGCACCTGTGATCCTACTGATGAGCCGATACCTGGTACAGAAGCAGAAGGAACACCGGGAAGAGATGATGGAAACCACCAGCAAGATGTATTCTTTTGAGACGGAAGCGTTATATAATCTGGATACGGTAAAGAGCTTCGGCATCATGGATTCCTTCAGCAGCCAGCTGAAGGAACTGCAAAACCAGTATAGACGGATTACCCTGGCCTGGAACATGTTTCAGATCAGGACGAATGTGTTTATGGCAATCCTGAGCCTGATTGTGGAATATATTGCATACGGATATGCCCTGTTTCTTTTGTGGGGAGGATCTATCACTTACGGTACCATGACCTTGTTCCTGCAGCAGCGGAGCTCCCTGAGCGGAGCGTTCCACAGCGTGGTGGGTATTATCCCGGGATTCATTACCAGCAGCGTATCGGCCCATCGTATCCAAGAGCTGATGGCTCTGCCGAGGGAAAAGCATGAAGAAGGGGGAATACCGGATGAATACTATAAGGGCGGCCTGACCCTGAAAATGGATAAAGTGGACTTTGCCTATGACAACGGGGAACAGGTGATCGAGGAATCAGACTTTGAGGCTAAGCCAGGGCAGATCACGGCACTGGTGGGCCCCAGCGGAGAAGGAAAGACAACGGTGCTGCGTCTGCTGCTGGGGATCCTGGAACCGAAGGACGGAAGCTGCGCGTTTATTCCGGAGAACGGGGAACCGCTGGGCATGAGCGCGGAAAGCCGGAGCCTGATCTCTTATGTGCCCCAGGGGAATACACTGCTGAGCGGAACGATAGCGGAAAACATGCGGCTGGCGAAAAAGGACGCGACGGACGAGGAAATCATCGCGGCGCTGAAACTGGCCTGTGCCTGGGAGTTTGTGGAGAAACTGGAAAAGGGAATCAATAATGATATCTATGAACGGGGTAGAGGCCTGAGCGAAGGACAGGCACAGCGAATTTCCATTGCCCGCGCGCTGCTGCGGGACGCACCGGTGATGCTGATGGATGAAGCCACCAGCGCACTGGACGTGGAAACCGAGCGGAGTGTGCTGCGGAATATCCTGCAGAAGTCACCGGGAAGAACGTTTATTATCACTACACATAGGCCGACAGTATTGAGTATGTGCGACAGGGTATACAGGGTAGTGGAGAAGAAGATCACCAAGCTCGGGGATGAGGAAGTGGAGAACATAGTGAGAAACTTCTGA
- a CDS encoding metallophosphoesterase family protein — translation MRTIIIGDVHGCAKELSALFDKVKADPEKDRLIMLGDLFDRGPESYEVFQIVQKLDQEFGERFVLLLGNHEDFLLAEKLTLRQKMIWDKVGRGTTVKSFKDHGGKMEDAIPWIQAHCRLYWKGEGYQCVHAGVKVEPIEANDRQTLIHDHGVIFENEYKGILTIVGHVGIEKPMYFDGQGGEGKELVYGEETALPEHGVICIDTGCGKGGRLTAMVVEGRAFRVFA, via the coding sequence ATGAGAACGATTATTATTGGGGATGTACATGGATGCGCAAAGGAATTGAGCGCATTGTTTGATAAAGTAAAAGCCGATCCTGAAAAGGACCGGCTGATTATGCTTGGGGATCTGTTTGACAGGGGTCCGGAGTCTTATGAAGTGTTTCAGATCGTACAAAAACTGGATCAGGAATTCGGGGAACGGTTTGTGCTGCTGCTGGGGAACCATGAGGATTTCCTGCTGGCGGAGAAGCTGACGCTAAGGCAGAAGATGATCTGGGACAAGGTGGGCCGCGGAACCACCGTGAAAAGCTTCAAAGATCATGGCGGGAAGATGGAAGATGCCATTCCGTGGATCCAGGCACACTGCAGGCTTTACTGGAAGGGAGAAGGATACCAGTGCGTGCATGCCGGGGTGAAGGTGGAACCGATCGAGGCGAATGACCGGCAGACGCTGATCCATGATCACGGGGTTATCTTTGAAAATGAGTATAAGGGAATATTGACCATTGTGGGTCACGTTGGAATCGAAAAGCCGATGTATTTTGACGGTCAGGGCGGAGAAGGAAAGGAACTCGTGTATGGGGAGGAAACAGCCCTTCCTGAGCATGGGGTTATATGTATAGATACTGGTTGCGGAAAAGGGGGAAGGCTGACAGCAATGGTAGTAGAAGGAAGGGCGTTCAGGGTTTTCGCCTGA
- a CDS encoding ABC transporter ATP-binding protein: MESNLKRVKAVFSSPVYKSIHRWMKPFRLPICAISLLGISGTALSLCMTMVTKELIDGATSHDSSLLWKYGILLVAIIAIERGISVFTSYLRTRTSARMQLEMQRQVTESLMSKEYPALKPFHSGELVSRVFSDVSVVRDGALNLLPSVLRLSVSFFGAAGILISMDWRFVPVLIVTGVAGVILTAAFRNPMKRRHKRMQDAQAKLHASTQETLENVRLIKASVSEERALENMDEHREHLAKEQIRNGKLSIAMNNGMGSLFDISWLICNLWGCVKIYQGTFTYGGLAALIQLVGRIQTPIANAVSLISQAYGVVASAERLQEVIGLPDEEAGTPLKAFDEIRLENVGFQYEESPEDVLKGVSAVIKRGDFVALTGISGGGKTSLFQLLLGIYRPNTGSVTFVNGNESVPASKGTRSLFAYVPQGNMLMSGTLKDNLTMFTDEASDEKIEAAVQAACLDELVKKVGMDAKLGERGIGLSEGQAQRLAIARALLSDAPILLLDEATSALDEETEATVLRNIDAMRDKTVIIVTHRRAALSICDRVFNLEDGRLIANAQMNTEN, encoded by the coding sequence ATGGAAAGCAATCTGAAGAGAGTAAAGGCTGTGTTCAGCAGTCCGGTGTATAAGTCAATACACCGGTGGATGAAGCCGTTCCGTCTGCCTATATGTGCTATTTCGCTGCTTGGCATTTCGGGAACGGCATTATCCCTATGCATGACCATGGTAACGAAGGAACTGATCGATGGGGCGACAAGCCACGACAGCAGCCTGCTTTGGAAGTACGGGATCCTGCTGGTGGCGATTATTGCCATTGAGCGGGGAATTTCTGTTTTTACATCATATCTGCGGACAAGGACGTCGGCACGGATGCAGCTGGAAATGCAGCGACAGGTAACCGAAAGCCTGATGAGCAAGGAGTATCCGGCTTTGAAACCATTCCACAGCGGTGAATTGGTGAGCCGGGTGTTCTCTGACGTGAGTGTGGTGCGGGACGGTGCTCTGAATCTGCTGCCCAGCGTATTGAGGCTGTCTGTGTCGTTCTTTGGTGCGGCAGGTATATTGATCAGCATGGATTGGCGTTTTGTGCCTGTACTGATCGTGACAGGTGTGGCGGGCGTTATCCTGACGGCTGCATTCCGGAACCCGATGAAACGGCGCCATAAGCGGATGCAGGATGCCCAGGCAAAATTACATGCCAGTACGCAGGAAACACTGGAGAATGTACGGTTGATCAAGGCGTCCGTTTCTGAAGAACGGGCACTGGAAAACATGGATGAACACCGGGAACACCTGGCTAAGGAACAGATCCGGAACGGAAAGCTTTCCATCGCCATGAACAACGGCATGGGAAGCCTGTTTGACATCAGCTGGCTGATCTGCAACCTGTGGGGATGTGTAAAGATCTATCAGGGGACATTTACATACGGCGGATTGGCAGCACTGATCCAGCTGGTTGGACGCATCCAGACACCTATTGCCAACGCGGTGAGCCTGATCAGCCAGGCGTACGGTGTGGTGGCATCCGCGGAGCGGCTGCAGGAAGTGATCGGGCTGCCAGATGAAGAGGCAGGAACGCCCCTTAAGGCCTTTGATGAGATACGGCTGGAGAATGTAGGGTTCCAGTATGAGGAGAGCCCGGAAGACGTGCTGAAGGGCGTTAGCGCGGTGATCAAGCGCGGGGACTTTGTGGCGCTGACAGGAATCAGCGGCGGGGGCAAGACAAGCCTGTTCCAGCTGCTGCTGGGGATCTACCGGCCCAATACGGGCAGTGTGACTTTTGTGAACGGAAATGAAAGCGTACCGGCGAGCAAAGGGACACGGAGCCTGTTTGCCTATGTTCCTCAGGGCAATATGCTGATGAGCGGAACACTGAAGGATAACCTGACCATGTTTACGGATGAAGCCAGTGATGAAAAGATCGAGGCAGCGGTGCAGGCTGCCTGCCTGGATGAACTGGTGAAGAAGGTCGGGATGGACGCGAAGCTGGGCGAACGCGGCATCGGACTGAGTGAAGGACAGGCGCAGCGGCTGGCGATCGCCAGGGCGCTGCTGAGTGACGCACCGATCCTGCTGCTGGATGAAGCGACAAGCGCGCTGGATGAGGAAACGGAAGCGACAGTGCTACGCAATATCGATGCGATGCGGGATAAGACGGTGATTATTGTTACGCATCGACGCGCAGCACTGAGCATTTGCGATAGAGTGTTTAATCTGGAAGATGGAAGATTGATCGCAAATGCTCAAATGAATACTGAAAACTGA
- a CDS encoding PqqD family protein: MKIKEGYVINKLGGGYVVVTVGDASRDFNGLIRLNNAGAFLWENIRDGLNTKEKLIRAMLDYYDDLDEETARKDLDEFLEVVEFAIEE; the protein is encoded by the coding sequence ATGAAGATTAAGGAAGGATATGTGATCAACAAGCTGGGCGGAGGATATGTTGTTGTTACCGTGGGAGACGCCAGCAGGGACTTTAACGGCCTGATCCGGCTGAACAATGCCGGGGCTTTTCTGTGGGAGAATATCCGGGACGGACTGAACACAAAAGAAAAGCTTATTCGAGCTATGCTTGATTATTATGATGATCTCGATGAAGAAACGGCAAGAAAGGATCTTGATGAGTTCCTGGAAGTAGTGGAGTTTGCGATAGAAGAGTAA